The Papaver somniferum cultivar HN1 chromosome 6, ASM357369v1, whole genome shotgun sequence genome segment ATGGGACAATGAGGGGAAGGGTGATTTAGAGTTCTACAGACCTTGCAGAATCTAATACTATTTAGAGCATAAGAAAATTCTATCCAATGAGAGGCAGTTGGTGTTTCATAGGCTTCAATTCCAAACTTTAAAGGCCTAGTAACATCAATGGTGAGCTTAACTTCTAAGTTTTTCTCAAATCTGTCTCTCccatcactagtggaaaatagcaGTTTCGAGACCGCCAAGGCAAGTCATGATCCGAGTTAAATGACTTGCTTCAACAGTCGCGAAAATAGTCACTGTTTGGGCGTCTTTTTCATCTATGACGTGGCTCTGCGGTTCGTAGAACAACCTATATCAACGACCGATTTTAAAGGTGAAGGTAGTAAGACTGGTCCTCCTCAGTCGTAGATATACattttaatataaaaaataataatagatTCAGATTGGCTGACTTACCTGGACTGAATCTGTCTGAGCTGAAACAAGTCTGACTGAGAcaaaaatgaaattcaaattaTAATCAAATGAAACATGGATTCATAAATTTAAATGACAATTATTTAGGAACCAGTATTCATTGTACAATTCATACATGTTCAAATTGCAAAATTTCAATGAAATGAAACCTGCACTTAGCTTcaaaatcaggaaaaaaaaatcctGAATTTGCACCAATACAAGTTTTAGCTGATGGGTTCACATGTTTCTTAAAGACAATTCTTAAAGACAAGTGCAAGTCTGAATACCCTGGTTTACAATGAGCTGTTGAATCAACTTTCTTCGTAGGAGCCGCCTCACAATATCAGAGAGATGTGTTTGTTTCTTTGTTGTGAACCCATCTCTGTCAAGTACAACCCAGCCCCGAGCACGGCGCATGATACCAATAAGACTTATCGGCAATATTTGAGATGAAACTAATCACAATGGTGAACTGAGACAGAGTTAACATAAGACAAAATTGAGATGTTAAGGAGATAGTATTACCTCTCTGCTTTTCCCGAAGGTAGTAATCTACCGCCATCATCTACAAGACCTTTGAACCTAATTGAAAACTTTTGCATCAATATCATGAAGCTCTACTTATAGATAGATAGATATTATAAAGATACACCACCTTATGATGTTAGATCAAAGTATGAGATGCCGACCAAGGGTATCTAACAAGAAAATGTAAGCGAGGAATGCTGGAACTATGAACCTAGTAGACAAGTACCAAATAATCATAGTAATTCTCAAACTTAGTAACAAATGCTTCACCAACTGAAGATGTCAATATCTCATGGGATAGTTATTCATACCCCTCCGGTGCTAGTAGCTTTTGTTGGAGTAATAAGAACATTAGTTTTCCTCAGCACATCAATTGCTTGGGGACTACAAGTTATAGTTCACCTGCGAACCAAATCATAGTTCACAATTATAAAAGATATGAGTACCAGTTGTGtgtctcaagcaaaccaaacccaccaaaattaaaattaaaataaaataaaaataaacatcccATGAAAAACTAATAATGATATGCTCTTGTCTGCCTAAAACAGAAAGATAGGAGTAAAAATGGCCACTCATTAACTTAAGCTCACCTCTTCTCCCGTATGAAGTAACAAACATATATTGTAGTAATAAAGTCTAAAGGTCATTTTCTATTTGGATAGAAATGTCCTTAACGGTACAGATCTGCTCCTTTCCCATGATAGATGTAACCGACAACACAAGGTTTTTTCCTTCTGCAATACTGAAACAATATTATCTGAAGGTCATTCGAATCTGTTTGAATCTAAAAAATTTATTACATCAAAGAGTATCTACATTCTATATGTAACCTGTTTGAAGCTTGTATCTCTCTCACTATACTGGATATTAAACCAACTTCAGAAGGAGGGGGTTATCTTTCTAATAAGCGAAAGGAAGGAGTTTGCCACATATTCATGATAATATGCCAGAAGAAAAATTATGGAAATCATCATTATAAACCATAAGCCTTGAAGTACAAAATCCAAAATCGTCACCAGATACAAACAATTAAATCAAAGCTTATGAATTTTCTAGCAAGTGATATCCCAACTGCTCAACTTCCCTTGAGGTTTAATCCTTAGGGGAATCATTGAAGAATCTTATCTTCTGCAAGCACGTCCTGGTCACAGATGTTTCAAACAATTTCAGGGAATAACTTCATCAGCTAGGTGTCCTCATAACATTGGATTTAGACTTTGTAGATTAATTCAAGTTCCAGCTTTCAGTACAAAAGGCATTCAGAAGCTTTGCCCAGATTTTCACCTGTAATGAGAAAATGAAACATATTCCAGCCTATTAAAATCGGCATGGCAAAACAGGGAATATAAATTATTCAACAAGGACAAATCCAAAGACCATGCTTATGAAAACAAATATCAACATACAAAGAATTCTGTAAGAAAACAGCAGACATAAAACTGCATGCGAGCTTCATTTTAGTATCACCATCCTGAGATGTAACATTCGATTATGCAAGAATACTTATATCACCACTTACAATCAAAGTAGAACATCTAATGCATGAACTCTAGAATAACGATCTTTAGAGGCCAACTCAGAAATTGTTTCCAGAGCATGCCTCACGTCAACTGGATCAGCAAATGATATACTACAGTGACAAGTGAGTATTTCTCTAGTGACAAGCATGTCAGCCCAGCTATTAACTAATGTTACCCAACCTTAAAACAAATTATCTATTTTCTCCCAACAGTTGCAGAACATGCAAAATGAACAGACACAAACCGTTCAAATATTGGAACTAGACTTCATAACTTGTAAGTTCTGAGAACATAGGAGGTTCAACTACAAACACCTGTAATTTGATAAAGAAAACTACCATACAAGGAAGAAATGAAATTATACTACAGAGCTTGAAACATAATTGAATCCTCTCTTtcacaccattaagacgaaaatgaGATGGAAACATACCAAGAAGTTGGCAAAATGATCAGAATCAAAGCATGTAGCAGAATTAACTTGAACATCAAAGACCCTGCCGGATGAGATAATGAATCGTTTGGATCCACCAAACCCAAAACAAGCGTTTCGTTCCATTTGTTGTTAGTTGTGTCGACACCAACTTGGCTCATGTGCTCTTCCATCTGCGAATAGAAAGTACTGTAAGGGGCCACCTGTGCAGGAAAGATCGATAACTTTTCTGATCATTTTCTAGAATGAGTAGGATGAAAATGGATCCATAATGTCCATCAGCAACATTTCTGTATACTAGAAAGAGAATATGGAATCGTAAGAAGGTTTAGAACAAGTTATCGAAGTTCGGCCAACTTGGGATATCACACTTGTGCTCTCATAAGTACTTGCATACCATTGGAATGTTATTCCCTTTATGTATAATGGTATACGAACACCAAATaacaatctaataaaatagtGATTGTTCCTTGGTGGATTGGATTACATTATAACAAACAGAAGCTCATGTTGCTTTTGGTGTTACAGTTGCTTAATATGATCTAAGTCCTCATATGGCCAAGTATGTTACTGCACGTTACCTATATATCCACCTATTCAATAAATTGAAATCTCTAGAATATTCCACCACTAGGTTTTTTTTTCTATATGTACTTATGTGACAGGAGTGTTGAGATTACCTTGTCGCTGGACTTGGAAAGCGCCCTCATATCGTAATTTGTATGTGCATATGACACCAACTTAAACCAGACAACACTAGCGAAAAGCATTAGTGTCACCAAATACAACAGTTGAATCAAACCTGCACAAAAGCTAAATAACTCAAACCGGGGTCTCTAACATACAACAGTAAAACCATCACATTGATATAACAAAAAAATGTACCCGGAGAATGTAAGGATTAAGTCGAAATGCATTAAGTTCACTCAATTGAGAATCATACAAGCTGGGTACATAATTGAACCTGTGgtaataactacacgaagagaaATTACAAACTGCAAGATATGAGAGTAACTGAGCAAGCTTCTAAATTAGCAATAACCattcattcctttttttttccctttgttCCAATCTTGAAAGCTAATATTTGCGTTATATTAAGTGATTAGTTCAGGAGAGATCCTAAGATTCCGAACAGTTACCCAATTTTTCGATCTAATTCAAAAATGGGTCCGTGTGACATATGGTGTGGGCATTAGCAACTAAAGTAAAGACTAACAATCGAAGTCAAGTATGCTGAAAAAATGGAAGGGTATTCACCTACATGTCAAACTGGCAAGTCCAGTACAAGAACTAAAATTTCCCAAGGGAGCTTAAAAGAACATCTTGTGAACATATACAGTCATGGATAACTATGCTGATGGCTAAAGGGCATAAAATGCAAAATGAAATAACCTTGTTATTACTTACTGGTTCCGAAACGAGCTTATTTTGAGCTATCTTTTCAACCATATAAGAAGCAACCGCAAACAAAGGTAGACTGAGATTGAATTCAGATAAACACGGTACAACAATATTCATGTCAGGAAGTTCCAATGATATAGTTACTTCAAAGTAAGCATGGGTAGATGCGTACCAACACTTAAAAGTGGCCAGTCTCTTAGTGATGTAAAGCTGAACCAAAATCCAGATCCAATTAGTAAGCCATATTGCAATAACCGTAACAAAAAGGGAGaattggaaaaatgccccaaaactgggtgcaatgttggaaatctgccccaacatttaaaaagttggaaaaatgccccattccgttagaaatccagttaagtcacatgtgtgaGCTTATACATGCGAAAAAAAAAGTCAAATATATCCTTCAGAATTCAGGGTTTGGGGTTCAAAATTCAGGATTcaaggtttagggttcaaggTTTAAGGTTCGGGTGGTGGTGGCGTCGGTTTAGGGTTCAAGGTTTTGGCACGTGAGAACTCGCACACGCGGAGTTAACTGAGATTTCTAACAGTGGGGaagttttccaactttttttaacGTTGGGGCAGTTTTCCAAGATTGCACTCCAAATTGGGgcagtttcccaattttccctaACAAAAACTCAAACAACCAAATAGTCGTATACACAAGAGGATTGGATTTAAAACTGAGGAATATATTAGTAAGCCTCCTGTAATAGCGGACTCCAATTCAACTGCGTAGCATACTAAGGAAAAAAATACAAACCTTCATTAAATTTTCAGTAATAAGTCTTCGTTTGGCCGCGACCAGTACACCAATACAGAGATTGGACAAACCAGCATGATGACTCTGCAATCAATATAAGAAGTTCAACTAACAAAATCAAATAACCAGACTTCATTACTGGTTCATAGTAAGTTACCACACTTTTCCACATCAATATCTTCAGACAATTATCACAACAACATTTCCTAGCTAAAGCAAGATTTTGAGATTGATTACTAGCTATTGTAACTCATTCAACATTTCCAACATTTCATATTAGAAATTCtatagggttattttgttttggtactcaagttttgtccaatttttgagtttggtctaacatttgtccagcttgatGTTTGAtacttggaaaagacgttgaCCACAATATCAACCCCGCCGTCGGATCTAGACGCTTCCACCGTCCTTCAACTGGACGAGTTTACCATATGTTTACCATATGTACGGTCGTGATCTAGAGGCGTTGACTAGAGGCGTCCTTCACTTTACTCCCCGTCCGTGATCTAGACGCTTCCACCGTCCTTCACTTTACTCCCCGCCGTCGGATCTAGAGGCGTTGACTCAGTTATAGCTTGACTTCTTTTAAtgaattaataaataaatttttagAAAATGGTAAAAATATAATTATTAGATGAGTTTACTATCATACCCatcattttcttaatatttaCATTAGATCCAACGGTTTTAATAAACCCATTTAGTCTACAGTCGTGATCAATCTATTAACCCtaactttttattttcatttcttcACTTCGTTTATTCCGCTTCTACTGTTAACTTAGATCAAAACAGAGTAAATCGAGAACAGAGAGAGAGATTGAGAGAGGGAAGATTTATGATGAGAAATCGAGTGGAATTATGAAAGGAGATCAAGAACAGAGATTAGCAGGGAGATTGAAGCTGTTGTTGgttgaatgaagatgaaattgaagaacaGAAGATAAGAATCGAAGTAACAAGAAGATACAGGTGGTAataatgatggtttctgcgaTAAGAACCCAGAGAGGAGATGGTTGTAATGGAATCGATTATAGGTTGTCGGATTTAGTTCTACGACAAGAAATTAAACTCAACGGATGATTCTTGAAGTTACAGAGCAGAAAAGTGGGTGTTTCTGAATCAATAGGAAGAATGAAGGTTAGGGTTTGTGACGAATTAGAACATGAAATTGAGATCGAGAAGAACAAGACGCTGGTGTTGTTGATTAAAAAATTGGGTTGcagatttgattttggtttgtgtgtgattgatttaTGATGGGTATTGGTGCTGGTAATAGTATTGCAGAGGTGGTCTAAGTGAATTTGCCCGATGATGCAGTTGAACTTAAGCTGCAAATGGTAGTGAGTTGCTGTTGTAATTTGGATCTCGATTCAATTGTATTTTTTTGCTTTAGGAGTTGAAattttaagttttgatttttgttttggggaTCTTGAATGTGTTAATTGATTTCCTGAAACGACTGTGAGATGGGTGATGGTAGGAATGATTTGGTAGTGATTAGTAGGGTTGTAACTGAATTTTAGTATGCCTTAAAAGGTTTCATTATAACTTGATGGTGATAATTGCGGtagagtggtggtggtggtgtggcgGCGGCGGAGGCGGTGATGGGATGGGATGGCGAGAGGCGGACGACACATCATGTAAACTCGGTGGAAACATATGGTAAACTTTACTCCCCTTCAGTTTAAAATGAAGGGCATAATAGTAAATTCAGTCAAATATtagattttatattaattttaataaattttaAAGAAGTCGAGAGTCAACGTGAGTCAACGTTATTTTCAAGTACCAAACAgtaagctggacaaatgttagaccaaactcaaaagttggacaaaacctgaATACCAAAAACAAAGTTTTAGACTTGCTTGTAACAATCCTTTGCAATAAGAGAACTTAACAAAGCATTAACAAGAATTTTCAAAGATACTCCCACTAAAAGTACCCCACTAATCCGAAAGAGAAGTTAAATATAGTGTTATCTCCTAAAATTGATGTAAATCCATGAACACTAGTCTCAACCTGATCAAATTTAACAGTTCTTACGAACAAACACAACATGGGCATCTTAATTTTGCAAGAAAACATTAATTTTACAGAATTTTCCACTTTCATTTCAAATAAAGTATAACTTTTTAGCTAACTAATTACAAAATTCATAATTTGAGTAGACGAAATCAGAATGAATGAAAATCACCTGTCTGAAGATGGCATCAGAACTAAGATGACTTTCCTTAACTCTTCTATGAGCCGAAGCTGATGCCCTGTACATACAGACAACCAAATCAAACACAATCTAATCAACTGACAACAACAATTAATACAAACCAATAAGCTTCAATCTTTATGATTCTCTTATCGTAAAATCAATAAAACCCTAGATTTAAAAGAAAATGGCGTTCACTCTGTAAGAAACAACTTCAACATCAAACCCAAATCTGCAAACAACATAACccccgatttttttttttgaagtcccAACTTCAAAATCAAGCCcaaatctgcaaaaaaaaaaacaaaatccccaATTATTCGTGATGTTTAAATGAAGTCTGGGGTtaaaaaattcacaaaatatttaaGAAGAAATGATACGAAAAATTACCAACAATTCATCCAACCGAAACATCTTCACTGATTTCTATTACTCTTCAAATGATTTCTGTTACTAAGGAATAATAGTCTTGACAAGTATGAAACTGGAAAAATTAGGGTCATACCTTTTCATCTTCGATGgagagttagggttttctgattgtgatgataaaaaagaaaggttttttttttggacaGAGAGAACGGGTTTTCTGATTATGAAGAAAAGGGTTTCGGGTTTCCTGAGAAGAAGTTTTTTTGT includes the following:
- the LOC113286014 gene encoding uncharacterized protein LOC113286014 isoform X1, with product MLFASVVWFKLVSYAHTNYDMRALSKSSDKVAPYSTFYSQMEEHMSQVGVDTTNNKWNETLVLGLVDPNDSLSHPAGSLMFKLILLHALILIILPTSW
- the LOC113286014 gene encoding diacylglycerol O-acyltransferase 1A-like isoform X2; the protein is MLFASVVWFKLVSYAHTNYDMRALSKSSDKMEEHMSQVGVDTTNNKWNETLVLGLVDPNDSLSHPAGSLMFKLILLHALILIILPTSW